The window TAGATGTCTGACACGGCTTCGGCTTCTGACAGTCGCAGTGGTCGCTCGCCCTTCTCGACGCTCCACACAGTCGCTTGCGACCACTTGAAGCCTCTCTGACGCATCCAGTCCGCGAGCTCTTTCTGGCTCGACTTCCCGCGCATCGCCACCAGGTTTCGCCCGATCTGCTCATCGTCAGCCACCTCTCGATTCTAGTCAGCACAACATCATCCGCTAGTGAACACGCAAATCTAGTCGCAAAACTGGCAATGAATGTGTACTGTGAATGCTAGTCAACCAACTAGGAAAGGATGTGTGAGATGGATAAGCAGGGCAACCTTCTGCTCCTGACCGAGGTCGCTGAAGAACTGCGTCGGTCAGTTGACGGAGTCCGGTGGCTCATCAAGTCGCAGCAACTCAAGGGCGCGAAGCTCGGAGGCCGAATGGTGGTTCGCCGGGAGGATCTCGATGCGTTCGTCAACGCGGCCTTCGCCGATGCCGTCGACTGAGCAGTTGATGGGGCGCGTTTGTCAGGTGGGTCGCGCCACTACATCGCCGAAAAGAAGAGCCGCCTACAGGTGCAACTGCAGGCGGCTCGTGATTCCCGAAGGAAATTTCATGAAT is drawn from Microbacterium binotii and contains these coding sequences:
- a CDS encoding helix-turn-helix domain-containing protein, whose product is MDKQGNLLLLTEVAEELRRSVDGVRWLIKSQQLKGAKLGGRMVVRREDLDAFVNAAFADAVD